CGACGCTTTGCTCTGCCGCTACCGACGCGCCGGGCCACGGCAGGTGTGGGGCGCGTCGGCGGGTGCAGAGCAAAGCGTCTGAGCTGATGGGTGGGCAGGGCGGGGGATGACGATCTCGCGTGGGGCGGCATGGGGAGCAACGCCGCCCGTCAGGAGACAGTGAGGGCAGAGCCCAGCACGGCGAGGCCGGTGCGGGCAGCCCCTGAAGGGGGTGGGGGCGTCCCGTACGGACCTGCCCGGAAGCAGCGGTTGAGGGGCGCCGGAGGCGGACACCCGAGACCCCGACGACCGAACGCCGAGGCGGCCCGACGACCGAACGCCCGGACAGCCGGGTGGCCGACGAGACGGGTCGGCAGGGCAGGGCGGGACAGCACCCGCCGCGGCCGGCGGACTCGCCGGCCGCGGCGGGTGGCGGGTGTGTCGGGCGGGCGGCGGGTCAGCCGGACGCGCCGTCGACCCGGCGTGGCAGGACGAACACCAACGCCACCACCAGCAGACAGAGCAGCACCTGCACGCCGAGCGTCCAGCTCATCGCGTCGACGAAGCGGCCCCGGCTGGCGGCGTCCTGGTCGGCGAGGAGCCCGAAGAACACCGTCCCGGTCACCGCGACGCCGAGCACCCCGCCGGTCTGCTTGCCGGTGGAGAAGATGCCGGCCGCCGAACCCGCGTCGACGTGCGGGATGCCGGCCAGCGTGACGTTCAGGATCGGCGCGCTGACCAGCCCCATCCCGATACCGACGACGAGGAGGCTCAACACGATCGGCAGTGAGCCGAGCCGGTCGCCCCGGGCGACCACGAGCGCGGTCAGGCCGGCCATGCCGAGGGTCATCAGGATCGCCCCGGCCACCAGGGCGGCACGTCCGGCGCTGCGGGCCAACGGGATCGCGACCATCGAGGCGAGGGCGGTGCCGATCGCCCACGGCGCGACCGTCCAGCCGGTGCGTTCGGCGGTGAAGTCGAGGCCGCTCTGCAGGAACACCACGAAGGTCAGGAAGAAGCCGGACATCAGCGCGGCGACGATGACGTTCGCCAGCACCCCGGCGGTGAACGTCCGCTGCCCGAACAGCCGCAACGCCACCAGTGGCGCCTCGCCGGCCCGCTCCTTGGCCCGTTCGAACCGGACCAGCAGCGCGAACGCGGGCCCGGCCGCGGCGAGGCACGCCCACGACCACCACGGCCAGCCGAGTTCCCGGCCGTACATGAGGGGGTGCAGGAGCAGCAGCAGCGCGGCGGCGGCGAGGAACACCCCGCCCAGGTCGAAGCCACGGCCCCGGTCGTCGCGGGACTCGGGCAGCCAGGCGACCGCGCCGAGGAAGGCGACCACACCGATCGGCAGGTTGATCAGGAAGATGGTCCGCCAGCCCCAACCGAACAGGTCGGCGCTCATCAGCACCCCGCCCAGCATCGGCCCGGAGACGGTCGCCACTCCGATGACCAGGCCGTAGACGGCGAGCAGTGGGGCGCGGCGGCGGGCCGGCACCAGCACCTGGAACGTGGCGAGCACCTGTGGCGCCATGACCGCGGCGGCGACGCCCTGCGCCACCCGGGCGGCGACCAGTGTTCCCACGTCGGCGGCGACGCCGGCGAGCAGGGACGCGACGGTGAAGCCGGCGACCCCGAGCAGGAACGCCCGTCGTCGGCCGAAGGCGTCACCGATCCGGCCGCCGGTGACCAGCAGCAGGGCGAACGGCAGCGTGTAGCCGGCGAGGACCCACTGGATGGCGGCGTAGCTCGCGCCGAGGCCGTCCTGGATCGACGGCACCGCCATGTTGACGCCGGTGGTGTCGAAGCTGGTCATGAAGGTGGCCAGCAGCACCACGGTCAACGCGGGACCGAGCCGCCGCGCCGCCGGGACGGCGACAGCCGACGGGGTGTCGGGACCGGGCCCGGAGGTGGACGCGGCGACCGCTGCCGGCCAGGGCGGGGAGGCCGGGGCGGACGCGGGGCCGGACGAGGTGGCGGTCACCGGCACACCACCACGGCCGCGGCGGTGGTGACCAGGGCGGCCATCGCCAACACCGTACGGAGCCGGTGCAGCCGTCGCCACTGTGGCCGGGGATCGTCCCAGTCGACCGGGACGGCGTCCGGGTCGACCCCGTGCAGCCGCTTGTTGATCGGCACGTTGCCGAGGTGGGACACCCCCTGCACGGCCAACGCCAGCGCCGAGGCCAGGACGAACAGGGATCGGGACAGCGCGCCGTCGGTCAGGAAGATCAGGGCGACGTCGGCGAACATGGTCGCGTTGACGATCAGCGGCATGGCCGGGTGGTAGCCCTGCCCGAGCTGGCGGTGCAGGGTGATGTACGTGCCCGCCGGCAACGTGTAGAGGGTGGGCAGGACGCTCACCGCCACGGCGAAGAACACCCCGGCGACGATTCCGGTTCCGCCGACCGCGATCACGCTGAGGCCCTGGGCAATTGTCTCTCTCATCGACTCGCCATCTCCGTCGCGTCCGGGAACGACTGCGCAACGGATGCTCACCGGGTCCCCTCAAGTCGCCGTGGAGGAAAGCTCGACCAGTGGCGGCGGCGCGACGGCGTGCGCGAGCTTCGACCGAGCCCCGAGGCAGACCCGAGACGGGCCGCTGAGCATCGACCACGAGCAGGCGACCGGGCGGCGTGACGCAGCGCCCCGGTCCGGGGCCGCGCCGCACGCCCTTCGATCGTGAATGTGAGGAGACGAGCCATGTCGGGTATCGCTGGCTGGGTCGACTACGAGCGGGACCTGTCCCGCGCGCGGGCGACCGTACGGGCCATGAGCGCCACGATGGCCAACCGGGGACCGGACGCCGAGGGGGTGTGGACGTCCCCGCGCGCCGCCCTCGGTCACCGCCGGCTCGCCCTGGTCGAGCCCGACGGCCGGCCGCAGCCGTACGTCGTCGAGGCCGACGGTCGGACCCTCGCGGTGGTCACCTGCGACGGGGACGTGTACAACGCGCCGGCCCTGCGCGCCGAGCTGGAGTCGTACGGGCACCGGTTCCGGACCCGGGGCGACGCCGAGCTGGTCGGGTACGCGTACCTGCAGTGGGGCGCCGGGCTGGCCGACAAGCTGGAGGGCGGGTACGCGGTCGCGGTGTGGGACGTGCGCCGCGAGGAGCTGCTGCTGCTGCGGGACCGGCTGGGCAACAAGCCGATGTTCTACCACCCGACCCCGCACGGCGTGGTCTTCGCCTCGGAGCGCAAGGCGATCCTGGACCACCCGTTGGTGGAGGCGGCGGTGGACCTGGACGGCCTGCGGGAGATCCTGTCCTACGCGGGCACCCCCGGCCACGGCGTCTTCAAGGGGATGCGCCAGGTGCGCGCCGGGCACGTCGTGCGGGTCACCCGGTCCGGGCACCGGGAGGAGCGGTACTGGGCGCTGGAGGCGCAGGAACACACCGACGACCTGGACACCACCGTCCGGACCGTCCGGGAGCTGCTGGAGCAGGCGGTCGGCGGGCAGCTCACCGCGGACGTGCCGGTGGGCATGATGCTCTCCGGCGGGCTGGACTCCTCCGGGGTGACCGCGCTGGCCGCGCGGGCGCTGAAGGATCACGGCGAGGGGCCGCTGCACACGTTCACCGTGTCGTTCGGCTCGGCCGAGGAGTTCACCCCGGACGAGGTGTGGGGCAGCTCGGACGCGCCGTACGTGAAGGAGCTGGTGGACGCCGTCGGCGCCGAGCACACCGACATCGTGCTGGACACCGCCGACCTGCTGGACCCGGTGGTGGCGGCGAACGCCCTGCGGGCCAAGGACGTGCCGAGCCCGCTGGGCAACATGAACACCTCGCTGTACGTGCTGTGCCGGGCGGTGCAGGAGCACACCCCCCTCGCCCTGCTCGGCGACGCCGCCGACGGGGTCTTCGGCGGCACCATGTGGATGTCGATGCCGCCGCTGATCGAGGCGCAGACGTTCCCGTGGATCGCCATGGCCCACTGGGGTGGCGGCAAGCACGGCATGGGCACCGACCTGGTCGACGCCGGCCTGCTGGAGCGGCTGGACATGCGCGGCTACACCGGCGGCCGGTACCGGGAGGCGATGGACCGGGTGCCGCTGCTGCCGGGCGAGACCGGCCAGGAGAAGCGCATGCGGGAGATGTGGTACCTGAACGTCACCAACTGGTTGGAGACGCTGATCCCGCACTCGGAGTCGATCGCCGGGTCGGTCGGTCTGGCGTTGCGCCTGCCGTACTGCGACCACCGGCTGGTGCAGTACGTCTACTCCGCGCCGTGGGCGCAGAAGAGCTTCGACGGGCGGGAGAAGAGCCTGCTGCGGGCCGCCGTCAAGGATCTGCTGCCGCCGTCGATCGTGGACCGGAAGAAGTCGCCGTACCCGGTGACCCAGGACGCCGCGTACGCGAAGGCGCTCTGCGACCAGCTCCTGGCGCTGACCGGCGACCGGGACGCGCCGATCGCCGGCCTGGTCGACGTGACCGCCGCGAAGGCGTTCGCCGCGGACCCGGACGCCCTGGTCTCCGGGCCGCGCGCCTGGGTGGCCCGCACCCACGTGGAGATGCTCTTCCAGCTCAACGCGTGGCTCGACCTGTACCGGGTGCGGGTCGACCTCTGACGTCCTCCCAGCCGGCTTCGACCCCGCGTCGAGCACCGGCTGCCAGCGTTTCCGCTACGCCCACCCACGGCCCTGCGCACCTCTCCCTAAGGAGCCTCAGTAATGGGAACCAAGACCTCTGACCTGTCGATCCTCGACCTCGCGGCGGGCTACTGGTCGGCCAAGACCTTCCTCAGCGCGGTCGAGCTGGGGCTGTTCGGCGTGCTGGCCGACGGCGGCCGGACCGAGCCGGAGATCCGGGAGGCGCTGGGCCTGCACCCCCGGGCCACCCCGGACTTCCTGGACTCGCTCGTCGCGCTGCGGGTCCTCGACCGGGACGCCGAGGGTCGGTACGCGATCAGCCCGGCCGCCGCCAACCAGCTCGACCCGAAGCACCCGTCGTACCAGGGCGGCTTCCTGAAGATGCACGCCTGGCAGTACGGCGTCTGGGGCAAGCTGACCGACCTGCTGCGCACCGGTGACATGCAGGCGCACACCGACCGGGACTTCAACAAGTTCTACTCCCGGCCGGAGTCGGTGCGGAACTTCATGTCGGCGATGGACGGCGCGAACTCGGCGGTCGGTCCGGCGCTGGCGGAGAAGGTCGACTGGACCGACGTGACGTCGTTCGTGGACGTCGGCGGGGCGCGCGGCAACATCGCCGCGGTGATCGCCAAGGCGCACCCGCACCTGAAGGCCGGCACCTTCGACCTGCCCCCGGTGCAGCCGTTCTTCGACGAGCACATGGACCGGCTGGGCATGACCGACCGGGTCGACTTCCACCCCGGTGACTTCTTCGCCGACGAGCTGCCCGGCGCCGACGTGCTGATCTTCGGTCACGTGCTGCACGACTGGGACGACGCGCAGCGGATCGCCCTGCTGCGCAGGGCGTACCAGGCGCTGCCGGTCGGCGGGCGGGTCCTGGTGTACGACGCCCTGATCGACGACGACCGCCGCGAGCCGGCGAACCTGCTGCTCAGCCTGAACATGCAGCTCGTCACGCCCGGCGGTGGCGAGTACACCGGCGCGGCCTGCCAGGGGTGGATGCGCGAGGCGGGCTTCACCGAGACCTCGGTCCTGCCGCTGACCGACGCCGACTCGGCCGTGATCGGGCGCAAGACCGCCTGACCGACCGGCCGGGACCATCCGATCCCTTCGTGAGGAGCACATTGTGAGTGCCAACACCGACACCGGGCGGGCCGTCTCCCGTCGCCGGCTGCTGCTCGGCTCGGCTGCCGGGGCCGCCCTGGCCGGACTGTCCGTGGCCGCGCCGGCCCGGGCCGCCGTCTCGTCGACCGGCCGTCCCGCTCCGGTCGACGTCGTCGTCCACCCGGACAGTTTCACCGCGCCGAGCCAGCTCCGGGGCGGCGCGGTGACGTTCCGGGTCAGCACCCCCGAGCCGGGCGGCCGGTCGCTGCTGCTGATCAAGCTGAAGAGCGGGGTGTCGGTCGACCGGTACCTGACCGCGTTGGCCGCCACCAGCGCGTACGACCCGGCGCAGCGGGCCGCGGCCGAGCGGGAGCTGATGGCGTGCGCCGACAACCTGGGCGGCGCGGTGGTCACGCCGGACTCCCGGGTGTCGTTCACCCAGTTCCTGCTGCCCGGCACGTACCACCTGGTGAACTTCGACTACACCAGCGCGACCGCGGTGCCGCAGGTGAAGCCGCTGACGGTGACCGGGCTGGGCGTGCCGCGCCTGCCGGACGTCGACGACTACGTGCTGCACCGGGAACGCAACGGCGTCGCCTCGTTCCTGCTGCCCACCCGGAAGCTGGCGGCGACCGGGGAGCACCTGGTGGTCAACAGCACCCGGCACAACAACGAGGCGGTGCTGTCCCGGCTCGCCCCGGGGGCGACGCCGCAGGACGTGGCGGAGTACTTCGAGGCGATCGGGAACGGCCAGTGGCCGAGCGAGTCCCCGGTGACCACCATGCCGGTCGGGCTCGCCCCGCTCTCCGGCGGCAAGCAGGCCATCGTCCGCACCGAGCTGCCCGCCGGCAGTTACCTCCTCTACTCGTACGCGACCAGCCCGGTGACCGGGCAGCCGGCCGCGGTCGAGGGGCTGTACCGCCTGATCACGCTCGTCTGACCTTCCCCTGACCCATCGAGCGCGCGGCGTCGCCGGCTCTCCGGCGGCGCCGCCCGACATCCGGAGGAATCGTGGATCTTCAACTGGCCGGCACGCGTGCCCTGGTCACCGGGGGCACCCGGGGGATCGGGCGGGCGATCGTCACCGCCCTGGCCGGGGCCGGCGCCTCGGTCGTGACCTGTTACCGACACGACCACGAGGCGGCGGAGAGCCTCCAGCGGGACCTGAAGGCGACCGACGGCGACCACCACGTGGTCCAGGCCGACCTGCGCGACCCGGCGGACGTGACGCGTTTCGTCGAGGTGGCCCGCGCCGAGCTGGGCGGGCTGGACGTCGTGGTCAACAGCGCCGGGGTGGACAGCCACGCCCCGGCCGCCGAGGTGGGCCTGGCCGAGTGGCGGCGGGTGCTGGACACCAACCTGACCGCCTTCCACCTGGTCACCCACGCCGCGTTGCCGCTGCTCGGGGCGGGCGCGTCGATCGTCGCGGTGGGGGCCTCGGTGAGCACCCGGGGGCTGGCCGGCAAGGCGCACTACACGGCCAGCAAGGCCGCCGTCAACGGCTGGATGCGGTCGGTGTGCAAGGAGGTCGGCCCGCGCGGCATCCGGATCAACGAGGTCGCCCCGGGCATCATCGAGACCGAGCCGGGCGCCGGCCTGCCGCCGGAGATGTACGAGCGGATCAAGGCGAACGCCTCGCTGCGTCGCCTGGGCACCCCGCAGGACGTCGCCAACGCGGTGCTGTTGCTGGCCAGCCCGTTGGCCGCGTACGTGACCGGGGCGACCCTGCACGTGGACGGCGGCATCTGATGGCCGACCCGACGGTGACCGACCCCGGGGTGACCGACCAGAACGTGGCCGACCAGAACGTGACCGACCAGAACGTGGCCGACCAGAACGTGACCGACCCGACGGTGACCGGCCGGCGGGTGGCCGTCCTCGGGCTGGGCGGCATGGGCGGCGGCATGGCGCGCCGGCTGCTGGACCGCGGCATCGCGCTGACCGTCTGGAACCGGACGGCGGCGAAGGCGGCGGAGCTGGTGGCGGCCGGGGCGCGGCCGGCGGACTCGCCGGCCGAGGCGGTCCGGGACGCGGACGTGGTCCTGGTCAGCCTGGCCGACTCCGACGCGGTGGAGGAGGTGCTGTTCGGCGCGGTGGTCCCGGCGGCGAGGCCGGGCACCCCGATCGTCGACACGTCCACGGTCTCCCCCAGCTACGCGCGGGAGGCGGGTGAGCGGGCGGCGCGGGCCGGGGTGAAACGGATCGAGGCGTGCGTGGTCGGCAACCCGCACCAGGCCCGCAACGGCGAGTTGCGGGTGCTGACCGCCGGCGCCCGGGACGACCTGGCCGAGGTGGCGGACCTGCTGGCCCTGCTCGGCCCGCAGGTGGTCTACCTGGGCCCGCCCGGCATGGCGGCGACCATGAAGCTGGTCTTCAACGCGATGCTCGGCGCGCAGGTGGCGTCGATGGCCGAGGCGGTCGCCTACGGCGAACGTTCCGGCCTGGACCGGGACATGCTGCTGGCGGCGGTGGAGCGCAGCGGCTTCAGCTCGAAGGTGATGTCGTTCCGCGCGGCGCTGATGCGCGAGCGGAAGTACGAGCCGGCGGCCTTCCGGACCCGGCTGATGCACAAGGACCTGCGCCTGGCGCTGGCGGAGGCCGGCAAGGTGGGCGTGGACATGCCGGTGATCGAGCGGTCCGCGGTCACCTTCGCCGAGGCGATCGACGCCGGCTACGGCGACCAGGACGCCGCCGTCGTGCACGAGACGCACGGGCGCGTCGACGCCTGAGGCGCGCGCCGCCGCCGGCTGCTCCATCCGGGCTACAGACGCCTTCGAGGCGCCGGCGAAATCATTTCCGCAGCACCGAAAAAGACCGGGACAACTGGCCGACCCCGCTCGGGCAATTCCTGGCGATCACCCGCGTCAGCCGAAAGGAGAGCACTGTGCACCGGACGCTCATTGTGGCCCGTATGAACCCGGCGGATGCCGCGTCGGTCGCCAATATCTTCGCCGAATCGGACGCCACCGAACTGCCCCACATGATCGGCGTCGACCGG
The sequence above is a segment of the Micromonospora sp. WMMD882 genome. Coding sequences within it:
- a CDS encoding MFS transporter — its product is MTATSSGPASAPASPPWPAAVAASTSGPGPDTPSAVAVPAARRLGPALTVVLLATFMTSFDTTGVNMAVPSIQDGLGASYAAIQWVLAGYTLPFALLLVTGGRIGDAFGRRRAFLLGVAGFTVASLLAGVAADVGTLVAARVAQGVAAAVMAPQVLATFQVLVPARRRAPLLAVYGLVIGVATVSGPMLGGVLMSADLFGWGWRTIFLINLPIGVVAFLGAVAWLPESRDDRGRGFDLGGVFLAAAALLLLLHPLMYGRELGWPWWSWACLAAAGPAFALLVRFERAKERAGEAPLVALRLFGQRTFTAGVLANVIVAALMSGFFLTFVVFLQSGLDFTAERTGWTVAPWAIGTALASMVAIPLARSAGRAALVAGAILMTLGMAGLTALVVARGDRLGSLPIVLSLLVVGIGMGLVSAPILNVTLAGIPHVDAGSAAGIFSTGKQTGGVLGVAVTGTVFFGLLADQDAASRGRFVDAMSWTLGVQVLLCLLVVALVFVLPRRVDGASG
- a CDS encoding DUF1772 domain-containing protein, giving the protein MRETIAQGLSVIAVGGTGIVAGVFFAVAVSVLPTLYTLPAGTYITLHRQLGQGYHPAMPLIVNATMFADVALIFLTDGALSRSLFVLASALALAVQGVSHLGNVPINKRLHGVDPDAVPVDWDDPRPQWRRLHRLRTVLAMAALVTTAAAVVVCR
- the asnB gene encoding asparagine synthase (glutamine-hydrolyzing), whose translation is MSGIAGWVDYERDLSRARATVRAMSATMANRGPDAEGVWTSPRAALGHRRLALVEPDGRPQPYVVEADGRTLAVVTCDGDVYNAPALRAELESYGHRFRTRGDAELVGYAYLQWGAGLADKLEGGYAVAVWDVRREELLLLRDRLGNKPMFYHPTPHGVVFASERKAILDHPLVEAAVDLDGLREILSYAGTPGHGVFKGMRQVRAGHVVRVTRSGHREERYWALEAQEHTDDLDTTVRTVRELLEQAVGGQLTADVPVGMMLSGGLDSSGVTALAARALKDHGEGPLHTFTVSFGSAEEFTPDEVWGSSDAPYVKELVDAVGAEHTDIVLDTADLLDPVVAANALRAKDVPSPLGNMNTSLYVLCRAVQEHTPLALLGDAADGVFGGTMWMSMPPLIEAQTFPWIAMAHWGGGKHGMGTDLVDAGLLERLDMRGYTGGRYREAMDRVPLLPGETGQEKRMREMWYLNVTNWLETLIPHSESIAGSVGLALRLPYCDHRLVQYVYSAPWAQKSFDGREKSLLRAAVKDLLPPSIVDRKKSPYPVTQDAAYAKALCDQLLALTGDRDAPIAGLVDVTAAKAFAADPDALVSGPRAWVARTHVEMLFQLNAWLDLYRVRVDL
- a CDS encoding methyltransferase encodes the protein MGTKTSDLSILDLAAGYWSAKTFLSAVELGLFGVLADGGRTEPEIREALGLHPRATPDFLDSLVALRVLDRDAEGRYAISPAAANQLDPKHPSYQGGFLKMHAWQYGVWGKLTDLLRTGDMQAHTDRDFNKFYSRPESVRNFMSAMDGANSAVGPALAEKVDWTDVTSFVDVGGARGNIAAVIAKAHPHLKAGTFDLPPVQPFFDEHMDRLGMTDRVDFHPGDFFADELPGADVLIFGHVLHDWDDAQRIALLRRAYQALPVGGRVLVYDALIDDDRREPANLLLSLNMQLVTPGGGEYTGAACQGWMREAGFTETSVLPLTDADSAVIGRKTA
- a CDS encoding SDR family oxidoreductase, which gives rise to MDLQLAGTRALVTGGTRGIGRAIVTALAGAGASVVTCYRHDHEAAESLQRDLKATDGDHHVVQADLRDPADVTRFVEVARAELGGLDVVVNSAGVDSHAPAAEVGLAEWRRVLDTNLTAFHLVTHAALPLLGAGASIVAVGASVSTRGLAGKAHYTASKAAVNGWMRSVCKEVGPRGIRINEVAPGIIETEPGAGLPPEMYERIKANASLRRLGTPQDVANAVLLLASPLAAYVTGATLHVDGGI
- a CDS encoding NAD(P)-dependent oxidoreductase, with the protein product MADPTVTDPGVTDQNVADQNVTDQNVADQNVTDPTVTGRRVAVLGLGGMGGGMARRLLDRGIALTVWNRTAAKAAELVAAGARPADSPAEAVRDADVVLVSLADSDAVEEVLFGAVVPAARPGTPIVDTSTVSPSYAREAGERAARAGVKRIEACVVGNPHQARNGELRVLTAGARDDLAEVADLLALLGPQVVYLGPPGMAATMKLVFNAMLGAQVASMAEAVAYGERSGLDRDMLLAAVERSGFSSKVMSFRAALMRERKYEPAAFRTRLMHKDLRLALAEAGKVGVDMPVIERSAVTFAEAIDAGYGDQDAAVVHETHGRVDA